One Trichormus variabilis 0441 genomic window, ATGCCAAGCGCCCACTCAGCCTTGGTAACATCTCTAGCCGCAGGTGTCGGACAAACTCTTGGCTGGGCATCCCCTGACTTTGCTTTGGCTACTGTTTTTGCCATCATTGTCATGTACGATGCAGCAGGAGTACGTCAAGCTGCGGGTAAGCAAGCTCGTATTCTCAATCAAATGATTGATGAGTTATTTCATGAAAAGCCAGACTTTAGCCAAGACAGACTTAAAGAATTGTTAGGACACACACCCGTGCAAGTAATAGCAGGTTCAGCTTTGGGTGTAACTATTTCTTGGCTAGCTAGGGCTTTATTTATAGTTCATAGTCCATAGTCAAAAGTCAAAAGTCAACTGTTAAACGACTATCACCTCACAACCGATCGCAGTAATACTACATTACGACTATCTACCAACACAGCAAATAAACCACGCTCATTCAGCCTTTGCAATGTGTTGTAGGCTTCTTGTTGGTTAGTGGTATAAACTGCCAATAGGAAAGGGCGTTGTCCATAGGAAGCCAAACCTACATTACCCCCTACAGCTTGTTGTACATTACTGACTAATTCTGGACGGTTGAAATAGTCCACTAACACAGCATATCCTTGACCTAAAGCTTGGGGATTATAAGTAACCCTGGGAGGTGTCGGCTGTTGAGGAGTTGGCGCTTCGCCTGGTCGTGTAGTAATGATGGCAGATAACCCAACTATAGTGTTGATATATCTAGCCCAACGGTTAGCATCGTCGATTTTTTTAAACCCGCCTATCCGCGTTACCGTATCATTCAGATATTGGCAGGTAGTAGTTTTAATTTCGTTCGGTAAAGCATTCCGTAACTGTGTGCGATTTTCCGCCGTCGGACTGACTACCAGTAATAGATACTCGCCAGCGCTGGGGGGTTGACAAACAGGGATAGATTGGGCATTTGCAGAAGTTATGCTACCCATCAATCCCGCTCCGGCGATCGCCAATCCTAATACACTAGGTAAAGTTGCAAATTTCTGCACAGAATTACGAATATATAAATAAATCAATTCTTTAAAAGATTCTATGTAGTTATTAGTCAATAGTCCATAGTCAAAAGTCAAAAGTCCATATTTCAAAACTGTTGACCCTGAAGATTACTCTAAGAGAACCCCTTCTCCTGCCAAGACGCTACCGCGAACAGGCAACCAAGGCAACAGAATCGCACTATCTCACTTTTGACCGTTGACTTTTGACTAATAACTAAGACGCTGTGGCTAAAGATGCCAAAGGATTAGGAATTGTTTCCGAAGGAGCCGAAAACTCACCTGTAACGACATACTCTAGCCGCAGTTTCAGCCAGGTAATAAATTGGGAGTTAGTAGAGATAATAGCTGCTGCTGGCTGAGGACACTTTGCTTTAATATCTGCGAATGCTGGCGCTTCTAAAAATGCTGGTTGGGGAACTAACCAAAAATCAATTTCTTTTTCTTGTTCGTGGTAATGACGAGTGCGTTCTTTCAGCACTTCCTCTATAGGTTCTTCTTGCAACAAAAAGCGGCGGCTAGCCAAAACGTAATAATATGTTTGCATTTTCATCCTCTGCTTACTAATAATTTTAGGTTACCGTATTGGGGGTATGGGGGTGTAGGGGTATAGGGGTTTAGGGGTTTAGGGTAAATCCTTCTTGTCCTTACACCCTCACACCCTCACACCCTCACACCCTAACTCTTGGGAGATTTTTTAAACCAAGAACTAAAAGGACAACCTCTTCCTTCGGGTTTACCATTTGCCTGTTTACCACCAGCTGTTAACTTGTCTAAGAACAGCGTGTTGTCGAAATAGTGTTCCAAAGAAATAATTTTTAAGTCATCTGTGACATGAGCAACACTCAAGCCGATGATCTCTACTGTCTCTCCAGTCGGTGCGTAATCTTTGTAAGCACCTTGAAAATGTCCCCAGTGTCGCCATTTGAATGTTACAGTTGGTGGCCCTGAGTAGACTTCCAGTACTTCCCAAGGAAAGCCTTGAGGAAATGTGGTATGGAAGAGTTTAGCAGATGATTCAAAGCTTTCTTGTGATGCTTTGTAATGTTCAGAATCCGCCATAAATAGATTGTAAGTGCCTTGGGCAGATACATCTTCTGCTGTGAATTCTGGTCCTCCATTAGTACTGACGCGGAACTGGTCGTTGACAATCGACAACCATTGCTGTGGATCAGTCTTAAAAGATACCTCCATCTCGAAGGTTCTCACTAAATTCTGTACGATCGCCTCCAGTGTACCCTCTAGATGATTGCGTGTACTTTCATTGGCAAGATTTTCTTTAGAGCGAGAATAGTCTGGAGGAGTCTGATACCGCCATTGAACATCAGTACTTTCAGCAATTACCAGGTCTCTGTCCTGCACCCAAAGTGGAAGGTCATTAGATTGTGTTGCGCTCATAGAAGTCTCTTAAATTACCACAGATTTTCCAGATTACGCAGCGACCCCCTCCAGAGCCTAGAAACCAAAGATTAGGCATGAGAGGCTAAATTATTGATCTCTTCCCCAGTCTCTACTCCCCTCTTATCGCCTGTTTCATTTCTCGAACAGCTCTTTCTATTCCTACTAAAGCCGCTCGGCTGATAATGGTGTGACCAATATTGAGTTCTTCCATCCCTGGAAGTGCAGCCACGGGGTAAACGTTCCAGTAGGTGAGTCCATGACCAGCGTTGACTCTTAGTCCGGCTTTAATCGCTTGTTCACACCCTGTAGCCAAAAATGCTAGCTCTTGCTGACGGCTAGTCTCGTCGGTCGCCTCAGCATACCTGCCAGTGTGCAGTTCAATAAACTTTGCTTGTACCTTGACAGATGCCTCTATTTGTGCTGGTTCAGCATCAATAAACAAGCTCACAGGAATGGCAGCATTCTGCAATTTACTGACGACCTCACCTATTCTAGCAATTTGACCAACAATATCTAAACCACCCTCTGTGGTAACTTCTTCCCGTTTTTCGGGAACCAGTGTCACATAATCGGGTTTAATGTCAAGGGCTATTCCCACCATTTCGTCTGTAGCCGCCATTTCCAAATTCAGGTGAGTACGCACAGTTTGGCGCAACAGTTGTACATCCCGGTCTTGGATATGCCTACGGTCTTCCCGTAGATGTACGGTGATGCCATCAGCACCACCTAATTCTGCCAGCACCGCCGCCGCCACAGGGTCTGGTTCCACCGTCCGCCGCGCTTGTCGAATGGTAGCGATATGGTCAATGTTTACCCCAAGAGTAGCCAAGGCGAATATCTCCCTATCTACAGTCATCAGAGTATTGATTTTACCTGAGATTGTCTATGAATCGTACAATTTGCATGAGTGCTAACGGCAGAAGCTTATTATCCAAAACAGTACTCATTAGCATAATGGCTTTAGAGCAATCGCCTAAAAATTACGCCTACCATTGGGGATTGCTCATAATTAACGCCTTTGCCGAATCGCTATCCAATGGTTCCGAGAAAAAGTATCCCTGACCATATTCACATTTCAACTCTCTAAGCCTTTGTAGTTGCGCTGGTGTTTCCACCCCCTCGGCTGTTACATCCACACCCAGTTTGCTAGAAAGGGTAACTATAGTCTCCACAATGTGTAAATTGCCTGCTTCTACACCTCTCCCACTAACAAAGGATTGATCAATCTTTAGCCCATTAATCGGAAAATTATGGAGACGACCTAATGAAGAATATCCTGTACCGAAATCATCAATTGCTAATTCGATGCCTAAGTTTCTCAATTGATAGAGCATAGTAGTAGCATTTTCCCCATTTTCCATAATTACGCTTTCTGTAATTTCCAATTTCAAACTCTGTGCATCTAAACCAGTGTCTTGTAGTACTTGATTAATATCCTCCAGCAGCTTTTTTTGGCTGAATCGGGAACTACAAAGATTAATACTGATGCTCAAAGGCTGCTGATGTAAATTTACTGATTGAGAGGGAATCTGTTCCTGCCACTGCCTTGTCTGGCGACACGCCTCACGCAACACCCAGGCATCAATCGGGATAATTAGTCCGGTTTCTTGGGCGATTGGCATAAACTCCTCCGGGAACACAATTCCCTGCTCTGGATGTAGCCAACGTACAAGCGCTTCAAAACCAATAATTCTCCCGCTTGCCAGTGACACAATAGGCTGATAATAAACTAGGAACTCATGACGTTCAATTGCTTTG contains:
- a CDS encoding divergent PAP2 family protein, producing the protein MQDIGEILDNRVLLVALVACFVAQALKLFVELIKNRKLNVRVLVTTGGMPSAHSALVTSLAAGVGQTLGWASPDFALATVFAIIVMYDAAGVRQAAGKQARILNQMIDELFHEKPDFSQDRLKELLGHTPVQVIAGSALGVTISWLARALFIVHSP
- a CDS encoding MgPME-cyclase complex family protein, producing MQTYYYVLASRRFLLQEEPIEEVLKERTRHYHEQEKEIDFWLVPQPAFLEAPAFADIKAKCPQPAAAIISTNSQFITWLKLRLEYVVTGEFSAPSETIPNPLASLATAS
- a CDS encoding pyridoxine 5'-phosphate synthase, with amino-acid sequence MATLGVNIDHIATIRQARRTVEPDPVAAAVLAELGGADGITVHLREDRRHIQDRDVQLLRQTVRTHLNLEMAATDEMVGIALDIKPDYVTLVPEKREEVTTEGGLDIVGQIARIGEVVSKLQNAAIPVSLFIDAEPAQIEASVKVQAKFIELHTGRYAEATDETSRQQELAFLATGCEQAIKAGLRVNAGHGLTYWNVYPVAALPGMEELNIGHTIISRAALVGIERAVREMKQAIRGE